The genomic window CCTCATCGCCAGGAGGCACGGTGGCTAAGCCGCTTCCATCTCATCGCAAGCCCGCTCACGATTCCTCCCCACGCAAAAAGATTCGCGAGACGGTTCACGATACCCCTCGCGCCCCCGAACTCCCCGAACTCGATCGCCTCATTCACGAGCGCATCCGCCTCGGCATCGTCAGCGCCCTCGCCACCAACGATTCCCTCAGCTTCAACGACCTCAAGCGCGTGCTCAAAACTACTGACGGCAACCTCAGCGTCCACGCCCGCAAACTCGAAGAGGCGCAATACATCTCCTGCGTAAAATTTTTCGAAGGCCGCGTCCCCCGCACCGAATACCGCCTGACCCCC from Candidatus Sulfotelmatobacter sp. includes these protein-coding regions:
- a CDS encoding transcriptional regulator, which translates into the protein MAKPLPSHRKPAHDSSPRKKIRETVHDTPRAPELPELDRLIHERIRLGIVSALATNDSLSFNDLKRVLKTTDGNLSVHARKLEEAQYISCVKFFEGRVPRTEYRLTPTGRRALAEYLDQMEKWIRVTREEN